From the genome of Hymenobacter cellulosilyticus, one region includes:
- a CDS encoding alpha/beta fold hydrolase → MKTTLHFRKYGAGPRVVLAFHGYGQNEGHWRGMAAMLGADVTLYAFDLFYHGQSKLAKADAPLRKKRLGELLGQFLSEHNIEHFGLLAFSMGAKFALTAVEHFPDKVEKIWLIAPDGIKTQFWYALATYPPWMRGVLGRAVLRPERLLRFINTLAQRRLVDSGLVRFAEWQLESREKRLRVYRSWVGFRHLVFDTRRLAFLLNQRPTSVTFFLGKYDRVIPHAGLQEFIASLRNAHTVLLEAGHAGLIYDVGSYLRRHLEEVKW, encoded by the coding sequence CGGGGCTGGGCCGCGGGTAGTGCTGGCGTTTCACGGCTACGGGCAGAACGAAGGCCACTGGCGCGGCATGGCCGCCATGCTGGGCGCCGACGTGACGCTCTACGCCTTCGACCTGTTTTACCACGGCCAGAGCAAGTTGGCTAAAGCCGATGCACCCCTGCGCAAAAAACGCCTGGGCGAGCTGCTGGGCCAGTTTCTGTCGGAGCATAACATCGAACATTTCGGGCTGCTGGCCTTCAGCATGGGCGCCAAGTTTGCCCTGACAGCCGTGGAACACTTCCCCGATAAGGTGGAAAAGATCTGGCTGATTGCGCCGGACGGCATCAAAACCCAGTTCTGGTACGCCCTGGCTACCTACCCGCCCTGGATGCGGGGCGTGCTGGGCCGGGCTGTGCTGCGCCCCGAGCGGCTGCTGCGCTTTATTAACACGCTGGCCCAGCGCCGGCTGGTCGACTCGGGGCTGGTACGCTTTGCCGAGTGGCAGCTGGAAAGTCGGGAGAAACGCCTGCGCGTGTACCGCAGCTGGGTCGGGTTTCGCCACCTCGTATTCGACACCCGGCGGCTGGCTTTCTTACTAAACCAGCGGCCCACGTCCGTCACGTTTTTTCTGGGCAAGTACGACCGGGTTATTCCCCACGCCGGCTTGCAGGAGTTCATTGCTTCCCTTCGCAACGCCCACACGGTGCTTCTGGAAGCCGGCCACGCGGGTTTGATCTACGACGTAGGCAGCTACCTGCGCCGCCACCTGGAGGAAGTGAAATGGTAA
- a CDS encoding 2TM domain-containing protein, translated as MAKARAKFKTHLFTYLAVNALLWAIWLLTNANNGGTTWVVISASFPGRFGPRCSGALAC; from the coding sequence ATGGCCAAAGCCCGCGCTAAATTCAAAACCCACCTGTTTACCTACCTGGCCGTAAATGCCCTGCTCTGGGCTATTTGGCTGCTCACCAATGCCAACAACGGGGGCACTACGTGGGTCGTCATTTCGGCTTCATTCCCTGGCCGGTTTGGTCCACGGTGTTCTGGGGCTTTGGCGTGCTGA
- a CDS encoding MBL fold metallo-hydrolase: MSKPLRLLGRLVASLLTVLLLAGVAFANLSPELGGKPTKAQRAAYAKSGHYQDGEFQNLVPTSVSTGGSMISILWKFLFNKAPNVMPPAPLPQRPLDPLSISKKTPEMLRATWFGHSASLVEIAGYNILFDPMLSVKMGPVSWATPKRYNPSLAITAEELPAIEAVLISHDHYDHLDYQTIRRLKEKARNFYVPLGVGAHLRAWGVAPEKVHELDWKDSVQLPGLTIVSTPARHFSGRGLTNRNSTSWSSWVLKSATKRVFYSGDGGYGPHFKSIGAQHGPFDLALLECGQYDAQWSQIHMTPEQSVQAGLDVQARTMLPVHWGAFTEANHAWNDPILRATAEAARLKLPITTPELGQPVVLGAGPLPQLPWWQRVGQ; this comes from the coding sequence ATGTCCAAACCCCTGCGCCTCCTGGGCCGCCTTGTGGCCAGCCTGCTCACCGTTCTGCTTTTGGCCGGTGTAGCCTTTGCCAACCTTAGCCCCGAGCTGGGCGGCAAGCCCACTAAGGCCCAGCGGGCCGCTTACGCCAAGTCGGGCCACTATCAGGACGGCGAGTTTCAGAACCTGGTGCCTACCAGCGTCAGCACGGGCGGCAGCATGATTTCCATTCTTTGGAAGTTTCTGTTCAACAAGGCGCCTAACGTGATGCCCCCGGCTCCCCTACCCCAGCGGCCACTCGACCCGCTCAGCATCAGCAAGAAAACGCCCGAAATGCTGCGCGCTACCTGGTTTGGGCACTCGGCCAGCTTGGTTGAAATAGCGGGCTATAACATCCTGTTCGACCCGATGCTAAGCGTGAAGATGGGGCCGGTGTCGTGGGCCACGCCCAAGCGCTACAACCCCAGCCTGGCTATTACCGCCGAGGAATTGCCCGCCATCGAAGCCGTGCTGATTTCCCACGACCATTACGACCACCTCGACTACCAAACTATCCGGCGACTCAAGGAAAAGGCCCGGAATTTTTACGTGCCCCTGGGCGTGGGTGCCCACCTGCGGGCCTGGGGCGTAGCGCCCGAAAAAGTGCACGAGCTGGACTGGAAGGACTCGGTGCAGCTGCCGGGACTGACTATTGTGAGCACGCCGGCCCGCCATTTCTCGGGCCGGGGCCTCACCAACCGCAACTCTACTTCCTGGAGCTCCTGGGTGCTCAAGTCGGCTACCAAGCGCGTGTTCTACAGCGGTGACGGAGGCTACGGGCCCCATTTCAAATCCATTGGGGCACAACACGGCCCCTTCGACCTGGCGCTGCTGGAATGCGGGCAGTACGACGCGCAGTGGAGCCAGATTCACATGACGCCCGAGCAAAGCGTGCAGGCCGGCCTCGACGTGCAGGCCCGGACGATGCTGCCCGTGCATTGGGGCGCGTTTACTGAGGCCAACCACGCCTGGAATGACCCCATCCTGCGGGCTACTGCCGAAGCTGCCCGCCTAAAACTGCCCATTACCACACCCGAGCTGGGGCAGCCCGTGGTGCTGGGCGCCGGCCCGCTACCGCAGCTGCCCTGGTGGCAGCGGGTAGGTCAATAG
- a CDS encoding PQQ-dependent sugar dehydrogenase: MIRRLLPLALLAPLAFGFTAEKPTAAADANLSKIKLPAGFTISYFAQGVKSARELAVGPDGTVYVGTKDDKVYALPDRNKDGRADEVVTVATGLNAPNGVAVRNGALYVGEINRIVRYDNIAKTLKQKPKPVVVYNQLPNKDWHGYKYIAFGPDGKLYVPVGAPCNSCEQEEAIYATINRMNPDGTGFETVAKGVRNTVGFDWSPVDKALWFTDNGRDQLGDNLPADELNRAAAPGLHFGFPYFFAGDVPDPEFSQGRSAATYTKPARKLGPHVAALGMKFYTGKQFPAQYRNQIFIPEHGSWNRSSKIGYRISLVKLDATGKQTTSYETFAEGWLQGKTSWGRPVCLLQMPDGSLLLSDDQNDAVYRISYKG; this comes from the coding sequence ATGATTCGCCGCCTTCTTCCCCTCGCCCTGCTCGCGCCCCTGGCCTTTGGCTTTACTGCCGAAAAACCCACCGCCGCTGCCGACGCCAACCTGAGTAAAATCAAGCTGCCCGCCGGCTTTACTATCAGCTACTTTGCCCAGGGCGTGAAAAGCGCCCGGGAACTTGCCGTGGGCCCCGACGGTACTGTGTACGTGGGCACCAAGGACGACAAAGTGTATGCTTTGCCCGACCGCAACAAGGACGGCCGCGCCGATGAAGTCGTGACCGTGGCTACCGGCCTGAATGCGCCCAACGGCGTGGCCGTGCGCAACGGGGCGCTTTACGTGGGCGAAATCAACCGCATAGTGCGCTACGACAACATCGCCAAGACGCTCAAGCAAAAGCCCAAGCCGGTGGTGGTTTACAACCAGTTGCCCAACAAGGACTGGCACGGCTACAAGTACATTGCCTTCGGCCCCGACGGCAAGCTGTACGTGCCGGTGGGCGCGCCCTGCAATTCCTGTGAGCAGGAAGAAGCTATTTACGCTACCATCAACCGCATGAACCCCGACGGCACCGGCTTCGAAACCGTGGCCAAGGGCGTACGCAACACCGTCGGCTTCGACTGGAGCCCGGTGGACAAGGCTCTGTGGTTTACCGACAACGGCCGCGACCAACTCGGCGACAACCTGCCCGCCGATGAACTGAACCGCGCCGCGGCCCCCGGCCTGCACTTCGGCTTCCCGTACTTCTTTGCCGGCGACGTGCCCGACCCCGAATTCAGCCAGGGCCGCTCGGCGGCTACTTACACCAAGCCCGCCCGCAAGCTTGGGCCCCACGTGGCGGCTCTGGGTATGAAATTCTATACCGGTAAGCAGTTTCCGGCCCAGTACCGCAACCAGATTTTTATTCCCGAGCACGGTTCCTGGAACCGTAGCAGCAAAATCGGGTACCGCATCAGCCTCGTTAAGCTCGATGCCACCGGCAAGCAAACCACCAGCTACGAAACCTTTGCCGAAGGCTGGCTGCAGGGCAAAACCAGCTGGGGCCGCCCTGTGTGCCTGCTCCAGATGCCCGACGGCTCCCTGCTGCTCTCCGACGACCAGAACGACGCCGTTTACCGCATCAGCTACAAAGGATAA
- a CDS encoding ATP-dependent zinc protease family protein, whose translation MKKQRVPKRVVGRRELVDFPQFDIQGVEAKVDTGAYTGAIHCSNIHVEQLPDGRQILRVQLLDDSHPNFNGRAMYFANFGLRDIKSSNGDVQERYVIQTVIRLFNEDYVTEFSLSDRSDMRYPVLIGRLLLRRGRFVVDVARRNLSAKFQHTANQAHP comes from the coding sequence ATGAAAAAACAGCGAGTGCCAAAGCGCGTGGTGGGCCGCCGGGAGTTGGTCGACTTTCCGCAGTTTGATATTCAAGGGGTGGAGGCCAAAGTGGACACCGGGGCCTACACGGGCGCTATTCACTGCTCCAACATCCATGTGGAGCAACTGCCCGACGGCCGCCAGATTCTGCGCGTGCAGCTCCTCGACGATTCCCATCCCAACTTCAACGGCCGCGCCATGTACTTCGCCAACTTCGGCCTGCGGGACATCAAGAGCTCCAACGGCGACGTGCAGGAACGCTATGTCATCCAAACCGTTATCCGCCTCTTCAACGAAGATTACGTCACCGAATTCTCCTTATCCGACCGTTCCGATATGAGATATCCGGTCCTGATTGGGCGGCTGTTGCTACGCCGCGGCCGGTTTGTGGTGGATGTAGCCCGGCGCAATCTTTCGGCTAAATTTCAACACACCGCGAACCAAGCGCATCCCTAA
- a CDS encoding GNAT family N-acetyltransferase, which produces MGCIITEYAPHHTEPLRQLYLAARQQAFTWLDSAQFALADFDTVTQGETILVALLQDQPVGFIAWWPPDNFIHFLFVAPAQAGSGVGKALLQACLAQIGRPATLKCLQQNSSALGFYQHLGWTIQDVGTSSEGPYYLLRLL; this is translated from the coding sequence ATGGGTTGTATCATCACTGAGTATGCGCCCCACCACACTGAGCCGTTGCGGCAGCTATACCTAGCCGCCCGGCAGCAGGCCTTCACCTGGCTCGATTCGGCGCAGTTTGCCCTAGCTGACTTTGATACGGTAACGCAGGGAGAAACCATCCTGGTGGCGCTGTTGCAAGACCAGCCTGTGGGGTTTATTGCCTGGTGGCCGCCCGACAACTTTATTCACTTTCTCTTTGTGGCTCCCGCGCAGGCGGGTAGCGGCGTGGGCAAAGCCTTGCTGCAGGCTTGCCTAGCGCAAATTGGCCGCCCGGCCACGCTCAAATGCCTGCAGCAAAACAGTTCGGCCCTGGGCTTCTATCAGCACCTGGGGTGGACGATTCAGGACGTCGGGACCAGTTCGGAAGGGCCTTACTATTTGCTCAGGTTGCTGTAG
- a CDS encoding succinylglutamate desuccinylase/aspartoacylase family protein produces the protein MLEAPFAAPANMLINGLTIRPGEQVLTRLVISRLPSGTVIDVPVHVYRSEKPGPTVLLMAGMHGDEVNGIETIRRLVRRDLLHPLRGTIIAIPILNIYGFLNFSREVPDGKDVNRSFPGHPRGSLASRVAHRFMREIMPLVDCGIDFHTGGAARSNFPQVRCQLGSPDSDDLAQAFGAPFTLHSALRPGSLREAAFKQGKSIIVYEAGESLRLDETGIDMAIAGTFRVLHHLGMVPEASPPTQPTIVCLRHTWLRAKFAGLFRSHVQNGQYLEKGQTYGSVADPYGEQAVRLESPVAGYIIGLNHMPVVNQGDALLHVGLVDEAEAARLARNPPFNEKPGDPEESEEIEIE, from the coding sequence TTGCTGGAAGCTCCGTTTGCCGCCCCCGCCAACATGCTCATCAACGGCCTTACGATTCGGCCGGGCGAACAGGTCCTGACGCGGCTGGTTATTTCGCGCCTGCCCTCGGGCACCGTTATCGACGTGCCCGTGCACGTGTACCGCTCTGAAAAGCCGGGCCCCACGGTTCTGCTGATGGCCGGCATGCACGGCGACGAGGTAAACGGAATCGAAACCATCCGCCGCCTCGTCCGGCGCGACCTGCTGCACCCCTTGCGCGGAACCATCATTGCCATTCCCATCCTCAACATCTACGGCTTTCTGAATTTCAGCCGGGAAGTGCCCGATGGTAAAGACGTGAACCGCAGCTTTCCCGGCCATCCGCGCGGTTCGCTGGCCAGCCGCGTGGCCCACCGCTTCATGCGCGAAATCATGCCCCTGGTCGACTGCGGCATTGATTTTCACACCGGCGGCGCGGCCCGCAGCAACTTCCCGCAGGTGCGCTGCCAACTCGGCTCCCCCGACAGCGACGATTTGGCTCAGGCCTTTGGGGCGCCTTTCACGCTGCACTCCGCCCTGCGGCCAGGCTCCTTACGGGAGGCGGCCTTTAAGCAGGGCAAGTCCATTATTGTGTACGAAGCCGGCGAGTCGCTGCGGCTCGATGAGACCGGAATCGACATGGCTATTGCCGGCACGTTTCGGGTGCTGCATCATTTGGGCATGGTGCCCGAAGCCAGCCCGCCGACTCAGCCTACCATTGTGTGTTTGCGCCACACCTGGCTGCGGGCCAAGTTTGCGGGTCTGTTTCGCAGCCACGTGCAAAACGGGCAGTACCTGGAAAAAGGCCAGACCTACGGCAGCGTAGCCGACCCCTACGGCGAGCAGGCCGTGCGGCTGGAGTCGCCGGTAGCGGGCTACATTATCGGGCTCAACCACATGCCGGTGGTCAACCAGGGTGACGCTTTGTTGCACGTGGGTTTGGTAGACGAAGCCGAAGCTGCCCGGCTGGCCCGCAATCCGCCGTTCAACGAAAAGCCCGGCGACCCGGAAGAGTCGGAAGAAATAGAAATCGAATAA
- a CDS encoding GNAT family N-acetyltransferase, whose protein sequence is MSSVPALPRTARLQLRPFQAADLPAFAAYRANPAVARFQSWEPYTAAQAEAFVASQAGATIPGPPGTWVQIAIARADTDELLGDCALCLQADEPRLAEIGITLAPAQQGQGYATEALRALLEYCFRELHLHRVMAVTDCLNHGSVELLARVGMRREAHFRQHVWFKGAWGDEYVYALLGQEWQQNHG, encoded by the coding sequence ATGAGTTCAGTTCCTGCCCTGCCGCGTACGGCCCGCCTGCAGCTGCGGCCTTTTCAGGCTGCTGATCTGCCTGCTTTTGCCGCTTACCGCGCCAACCCCGCCGTAGCCCGTTTCCAGAGTTGGGAACCGTACACTGCGGCTCAGGCCGAGGCTTTCGTGGCCAGTCAGGCTGGCGCCACTATTCCTGGCCCGCCCGGCACCTGGGTTCAGATTGCCATTGCCCGCGCCGACACCGACGAGCTGCTGGGCGACTGTGCCCTGTGCCTGCAAGCCGATGAGCCCCGGCTGGCCGAAATCGGTATTACGCTGGCGCCGGCGCAACAGGGGCAAGGGTACGCCACCGAAGCATTGCGGGCCCTGCTGGAATACTGCTTCCGGGAGCTACACCTGCACCGGGTAATGGCCGTGACCGACTGCCTCAACCACGGCTCGGTCGAGTTGCTGGCTAGGGTAGGAATGCGGCGGGAAGCTCATTTCCGGCAGCACGTCTGGTTTAAGGGCGCTTGGGGCGACGAATACGTGTATGCGCTGCTAGGGCAGGAATGGCAGCAAAACCACGGATAA
- a CDS encoding OmpH family outer membrane protein, translating into MNNPLRLIIDAVLVVAVIVLFYLHFSSKPAVAPAAATPAAVVQPAAKDDDDTTATAATTTVVPVADTDKVAYVESGKLLEGYKGMQDARRSFEAKARGWERQNQALVTSFQSAVQQYQKQAESLTPEQRAATEQKLQTQQQQAGMAQEKLQRQAQQEEAKMTEQVLGRINKQIEKYGKDNGYKLILIAAPSGTIAYGRKDIDITDQVLKHLNQEYAGKK; encoded by the coding sequence ATGAACAATCCCCTGCGCCTGATAATCGACGCCGTGCTCGTAGTGGCCGTAATCGTACTGTTTTACCTACACTTCTCTTCTAAGCCCGCCGTGGCGCCCGCAGCGGCTACGCCTGCTGCCGTAGTGCAGCCCGCCGCCAAAGATGATGACGACACCACCGCCACTGCTGCCACTACCACGGTAGTGCCCGTAGCCGATACCGATAAAGTAGCTTATGTGGAATCGGGCAAGCTGCTGGAAGGCTACAAAGGCATGCAGGACGCCCGCCGCAGCTTCGAGGCCAAGGCCAGGGGTTGGGAGCGCCAGAACCAAGCCCTGGTAACCAGCTTTCAGTCGGCCGTGCAGCAGTACCAGAAGCAGGCCGAAAGCCTGACGCCCGAGCAGCGCGCCGCCACCGAGCAGAAACTGCAGACCCAGCAGCAGCAGGCCGGTATGGCCCAGGAAAAGCTGCAGCGCCAGGCCCAGCAGGAAGAAGCCAAGATGACTGAGCAAGTACTCGGCCGCATCAACAAGCAGATCGAGAAGTACGGCAAAGACAACGGCTACAAACTGATTCTCATTGCAGCCCCCAGCGGCACCATCGCCTACGGCCGCAAAGACATCGACATCACCGACCAGGTGCTCAAGCACCTGAACCAGGAGTACGCCGGCAAAAAATAA
- a CDS encoding TonB-dependent receptor has translation MSRIRSLLLLGGLLAGATAVQAQQPGKLTISGYVRDLATGENLIGVAVMNPATGQGTATNNFGFYSLTLPASADSVRLFVSYLGYEKGRFAVKSERSVSHDFRLRPLSAEIAGVEVVGTKEEKIAQSTRMGTINVPISQIKALPALFGETDVLKVLQLLPGVQSGGEGQSGLYVRGGSPDQNLVLLDGTPVYNAAHLFGFFSVFNADALNNVELIKGGFPARYGGRLSSVLDISMKEGNMQEFHGEGAIGIVASKLTLEGPIKKDTASFIISARRTYIDLLARPVINYALSKEGIPYDERPTVGYFFHDLNGKLNWKVSRRDRLYLSAYTGYDKFYGRYNDKDDDGTYYKENDGLGWGNLTAALRWNHVLNDQLFMNTHFTYSKYQFNVGIEQENKIIDNGQPRVDKFALKYLSNIRDLSLKTDLDYVPNPDHYIRFGGQYILHSFRPGALQVKGGGPADIESGVQTLASEASLYAEDDYRVTDRLKVNGGLRLNSFLVDNKIYPSVEPRLAARFLLTENWALKGSYARTTQYIHLLTNSGIGLPTDLWVPATAKVKPQRAQQVSLGAARTLQHKGEEYELSLEAYYKPMQNLIEYREGASFLGTTDSKWEDKVTSGQGWAYGTEVFLQKKSGRTTGWIGYTLAWSNRKFPELNQGRLYPYKYDRRHDASLVIVHKFSPTFTLSGTWVYGTGNATTLSEGRFRLGPYDQYEEYGPRNSYRMRAYHRLDLDLSKTKKKKWGEVVNSFSLYNAYSRRNPYYMYLSSDYDYQTGQNKSVYKQISLFPIIPSFSKSFKF, from the coding sequence ATGAGCCGAATTCGCTCACTTCTTTTGCTCGGCGGCCTGCTGGCAGGGGCCACTGCGGTCCAGGCCCAACAGCCCGGCAAACTTACCATCAGCGGCTACGTCCGGGACCTGGCTACGGGGGAAAACCTCATTGGCGTGGCCGTGATGAACCCAGCCACCGGCCAGGGCACGGCCACCAACAACTTCGGCTTCTACTCCCTAACGCTGCCCGCTTCCGCCGACTCCGTGCGGCTGTTCGTGTCGTATCTGGGCTACGAGAAGGGGCGCTTCGCCGTGAAGTCGGAGCGCAGCGTGAGCCACGATTTCCGCCTGCGGCCTTTGTCGGCTGAAATAGCCGGCGTGGAAGTGGTGGGAACCAAAGAGGAAAAAATTGCCCAGAGCACCCGCATGGGCACCATCAACGTGCCCATCAGCCAAATCAAGGCCCTGCCCGCGCTGTTTGGCGAAACCGACGTGCTCAAGGTGCTGCAGCTGCTGCCCGGCGTACAAAGCGGGGGCGAGGGGCAGAGCGGCCTGTACGTGCGCGGCGGCTCGCCCGACCAGAACCTGGTGCTGCTCGACGGTACGCCCGTGTACAACGCAGCCCATTTATTCGGCTTTTTCTCCGTGTTCAATGCCGATGCGCTGAACAATGTGGAGCTGATTAAGGGGGGCTTTCCGGCCCGTTATGGCGGGCGCCTGTCCTCGGTGCTGGATATTTCCATGAAGGAAGGCAACATGCAGGAGTTTCACGGCGAAGGCGCCATCGGCATTGTGGCCTCCAAGCTGACGTTGGAAGGCCCGATTAAAAAGGATACGGCTTCGTTTATCATCTCGGCCCGCCGCACCTACATCGACTTGCTGGCCCGCCCGGTGATTAACTACGCCCTGTCGAAGGAAGGTATTCCCTATGACGAGCGGCCTACCGTGGGTTACTTCTTCCACGATTTGAATGGCAAGCTCAACTGGAAGGTAAGCCGCCGCGACCGGCTTTACCTGAGCGCCTACACCGGCTACGACAAGTTCTACGGCCGCTACAACGACAAGGACGACGACGGGACTTACTACAAGGAAAACGACGGGCTGGGCTGGGGCAACCTAACCGCCGCCCTGCGCTGGAACCACGTGCTCAACGACCAACTGTTCATGAACACGCACTTCACCTACAGCAAGTACCAATTCAACGTCGGCATCGAGCAGGAAAACAAGATTATCGACAACGGGCAGCCCCGGGTAGATAAGTTTGCCCTGAAATACTTGTCCAACATCCGGGATTTAAGCCTCAAGACCGACCTGGACTACGTGCCCAATCCCGACCACTACATCCGGTTTGGCGGGCAGTACATTCTGCATTCCTTCCGGCCCGGCGCCCTACAGGTAAAAGGGGGCGGCCCGGCCGATATCGAGTCGGGGGTGCAGACCCTAGCCAGCGAAGCCAGCCTCTACGCCGAAGACGACTACCGCGTGACGGACCGGCTCAAGGTGAACGGGGGCTTGCGCCTGAACAGCTTTCTGGTAGACAACAAGATTTATCCGTCGGTGGAGCCCCGCCTGGCGGCCCGCTTTCTGCTGACCGAGAACTGGGCCCTAAAAGGCTCCTACGCCCGCACCACGCAGTATATTCACCTACTCACCAACAGCGGCATCGGCCTGCCCACCGATCTGTGGGTGCCTGCCACGGCCAAGGTCAAGCCCCAGCGCGCCCAGCAGGTTAGTCTGGGAGCCGCCCGTACCCTGCAGCATAAGGGCGAGGAGTACGAGCTGAGCCTGGAGGCCTACTACAAGCCCATGCAAAACCTGATTGAGTACCGGGAAGGCGCCAGCTTTCTGGGTACTACCGACAGCAAATGGGAAGATAAGGTAACCAGCGGCCAGGGCTGGGCCTACGGTACGGAAGTATTCCTGCAGAAGAAGTCGGGCCGCACCACGGGCTGGATCGGTTATACGCTGGCCTGGAGCAACCGGAAGTTTCCGGAGCTGAATCAGGGCCGGCTGTATCCTTACAAGTACGACCGCCGCCACGACGCCTCCCTGGTTATCGTGCACAAGTTCAGCCCCACCTTCACGCTCTCGGGCACCTGGGTGTACGGCACCGGCAACGCCACGACGCTTTCCGAAGGCCGTTTCCGCCTGGGGCCCTACGACCAGTACGAGGAGTACGGTCCGCGCAACAGCTACCGGATGCGCGCCTACCACCGCCTCGATTTGGATTTGAGCAAGACCAAGAAAAAGAAGTGGGGCGAAGTCGTCAACAGCTTCAGTTTGTACAACGCTTATAGCCGCCGCAACCCCTACTACATGTACCTCTCCAGCGACTACGACTACCAGACCGGCCAGAATAAGTCGGTATACAAGCAGATTTCGCTGTTCCCCATTATTCCTTCCTTTAGCAAGAGCTTCAAATTCTAA
- a CDS encoding DUF4249 domain-containing protein produces the protein MSTLYNMSLRTAALGLLSLGLLGGCETVIDLPEPEHTPRIALKYILSNYETTRQHDELADTRTLFVSNSQRIFSNKQARGRKDATVVVLDENGTVVERFQPVEPSAPYDTFNIGYYKPTLKLKGEPGRTYKLRASLPGFETVESTLTLPAVPVIESAAFIKNESKSNGSEVHGQLSLTVADDPNATNYYVAFARAINSQNPEYQGWSGVEVAEDESDLEVDLGQFQLSTINSFNGFSYGLYPYADVNVNGKSFSLTTNVRYYDGYCQQPNNCQRPDYLEVYVTSMTRETYNFYVARQRYNDSEGNPFAEPAPLPSNIRPGYGLFGGMTDAVYRIKLR, from the coding sequence ATGTCTACGCTATATAACATGAGCCTGCGCACTGCGGCCCTGGGCTTGCTCAGTCTGGGCCTGCTGGGCGGCTGCGAAACGGTTATCGACCTGCCCGAGCCCGAGCACACTCCGCGCATTGCCCTCAAGTACATTCTGAGCAATTATGAAACCACGCGGCAGCACGATGAGCTGGCCGATACCCGCACATTGTTTGTGAGCAACAGCCAGCGGATATTTTCCAACAAGCAGGCCCGGGGCCGCAAAGATGCTACCGTGGTGGTGCTGGACGAAAATGGTACGGTAGTGGAGCGGTTTCAGCCGGTGGAGCCCAGCGCGCCCTACGATACGTTCAATATTGGCTACTACAAGCCCACGCTCAAGCTCAAAGGTGAGCCAGGCCGCACCTACAAGCTGCGGGCCTCGTTGCCGGGCTTCGAGACGGTGGAAAGCACGCTGACCCTGCCGGCCGTGCCGGTTATCGAAAGCGCTGCATTCATCAAAAACGAAAGCAAAAGCAACGGGAGCGAAGTCCACGGGCAGCTTTCCCTAACGGTGGCTGACGACCCCAACGCCACTAATTACTACGTGGCCTTCGCCCGGGCCATCAATTCGCAAAATCCCGAGTATCAGGGCTGGTCGGGCGTAGAGGTAGCCGAAGATGAAAGTGACTTGGAAGTAGACCTGGGGCAGTTTCAGCTCTCCACTATCAACTCGTTTAACGGCTTCAGCTACGGCTTGTACCCCTACGCCGATGTCAACGTGAACGGCAAAAGCTTTTCGCTGACCACTAACGTGCGCTACTACGACGGCTACTGCCAGCAGCCTAACAACTGCCAGCGCCCCGACTACCTGGAGGTGTACGTGACCAGCATGACCCGGGAAACTTACAACTTCTACGTGGCCCGGCAGCGCTACAACGACAGTGAGGGCAACCCCTTTGCCGAGCCCGCGCCCCTGCCTTCCAACATCCGGCCCGGCTACGGCCTGTTTGGCGGCATGACCGACGCCGTGTACCGCATCAAGCTGCGCTAG
- a CDS encoding oxygenase MpaB family protein — MDYFVAPHSIVRTIWGKSDTVLFIFAGAAAEFALNKAVDWLYFTGKLPADPLGRLFSTVEYARRIVFAERAAAEQAIDTIAAIHGAVEAKRGAAIPDWAYRDVLYMLIDYSIRSFELLERPLTAAEREEVFDVFARVGRRMGLVEVPDSHAQWLVARHEHLAQDLSPSRFTTDLFLQYRHHLGGLRYGLLQQAQRLVLPAVVRQMLHQSSWSWLRPLVPVYRRTQHLRVARWAINALLPAAYQAQIQALDEPPVLRPV, encoded by the coding sequence ATGGACTATTTCGTCGCGCCGCACTCCATCGTGCGCACTATCTGGGGCAAATCGGACACGGTGCTGTTTATTTTCGCCGGGGCCGCCGCCGAATTTGCCCTTAACAAGGCTGTGGATTGGCTCTACTTCACCGGTAAGCTCCCCGCCGACCCCCTGGGCCGCCTGTTTTCGACGGTAGAATACGCCCGCCGCATCGTTTTTGCCGAGCGCGCCGCCGCCGAGCAGGCCATTGATACCATTGCCGCCATTCACGGGGCCGTGGAAGCCAAGCGCGGGGCCGCCATTCCCGACTGGGCCTACCGCGACGTGCTCTATATGCTCATCGATTATTCCATCCGCTCCTTTGAGCTGCTGGAACGGCCCCTGACGGCCGCCGAGCGGGAAGAAGTCTTCGACGTGTTTGCTCGCGTGGGGCGGCGCATGGGCCTGGTGGAAGTACCCGATTCGCACGCTCAGTGGCTGGTGGCCCGCCATGAGCACCTAGCCCAGGACCTTTCGCCCAGCCGCTTCACCACCGACCTATTCCTGCAGTACCGTCACCACCTGGGTGGCTTGCGCTACGGCCTGCTGCAGCAGGCCCAGCGCCTGGTGTTGCCCGCAGTAGTGCGCCAAATGCTGCACCAGAGTTCTTGGTCTTGGCTGCGGCCCCTGGTGCCCGTGTACCGCCGTACCCAGCACCTGCGGGTGGCCCGCTGGGCCATCAACGCCTTGCTGCCGGCCGCTTACCAAGCCCAGATTCAGGCTTTGGACGAGCCCCCGGTTCTGCGGCCGGTGTAA